A genomic window from Salvia hispanica cultivar TCC Black 2014 chromosome 5, UniMelb_Shisp_WGS_1.0, whole genome shotgun sequence includes:
- the LOC125191269 gene encoding peptidyl-prolyl cis-trans isomerase Pin1-like — translation MSSSEQVRASHILIKHEGSRRKSSWSDPDGRRISATKRDTAVAQLKTIRDDIIAGKTRFDDVASRLSDCSSAKRGGDLGPFGRGQMQKPFEDVTFSLKVGEISEIVDTDSGSHIIMRTG, via the exons ATGTCATCGAGCGAGCAGGTTCGCGCATCGCACATACTGATAAAGCACGAAGGATCGCGCCGGAAGTCCTCCTGGAGTGACCCCGATGGCCGCCGCATCTCCGCTACCAAAAGAGACACCGCCGTCGCTCAGCTTAAGACCATCCGAGACGATATCATCGCCGGAAAAACCAGATTCGATGATGTTGCATCCCGCCTTTCTGACTGCAGCTCCGCCAAGCGTGGCGGCGATCTCG GTCCCTTTGGCCGAGGTCAGATGCAGAAACCTTTTGAAGATGTCACATTCAGTTTGAAGGTTGGGGAAATCAGTGAAATTGTTGACACCGATAGCGGCTCCCACATAATAATGAGAACGGGTTGA
- the LOC125186706 gene encoding amidophosphoribosyltransferase, chloroplastic-like, translated as MAATAASAATRSYSAFPTPSPTRLSPCSTPLFLKTNQKPLHITHSKNPIADIISTHKSSENVPFLDADDDDKPREECGVVGIYGDPEASRLSYLALHALQHRGQEGAGIVAVNNGVLQSLTGVGLVSEVFNQSKLDKLPGDMAIGHVRYSTAGSSMLKNVQPFVAGYRYGSVGVAHNGNLVNYQSLRAQLEENGSIFNTSSDTEAVLHLIATSKARPFFLRIVDACEKLEGAYSMVFVTEDKLVAVRDPYGFRPLVMGRRSNGAVVFASETCALDLIDATYEREVFPGEVVVVDKDGVQSLCLMPHPQPKSCIFEHIYFALPNSVVFGRSVYESRRAFGEILATEAPVDCDVVIAVPDSGVVAALGYAEKAGVPFQQGLIRSHYVGRTFIEPSQKIRDFGVKLKLSPVRAVLEGKRVVVVDDSIVRGTTSSKIVRLLKESGAKEVHMRIASPPIIASCYYGVDTPSSEELISNRMDVEEIRQFIGSDSLAFLPMEKLQKQMGGDAPSYCYACFSGNYPVHPTGKVKRVGDFVDDGLSGSVDDGWLKESRKGAGVDVSKLEWKKEVFNS; from the coding sequence ATGGCCGCCACCGCAGCTTCCGCCGCCACGCGGTCCTACTCCGCCTTCCCAACCCCCTCCCCCACCCGCCTCTCACCATGCTCCACTCCGCTCTTCCTCAAAACCAACCAGAAACCCCTCCACATCACCCACTCCAAGAATCCAATTGCAGATATAATCTCAACCCACAAAAGTTCAGAAAACGTACCGTTTCTCGACGCAGATGACGACGATAAGCCGCGGGAAGAGTGCGGCGTGGTTGGAATCTACGGCGACCCGGAGGCCTCCCGCCTCTCCTACTTGGCCCTGCACGCGCTCCAGCACCGTGGTCAGGAGGGCGCCGGAATCGTCGCTGTTAACAACGGCGTTCTCCAATCCCTCACCGGCGTCGGTCTCGTCTCAGAGGTTTTTAATCAATCGAAACTGGATAAACTTCCTGGCGACATGGCGATAGGCCACGTCAGATACTCGACAGCTGGCTCCTCGATGCTAAAAAACGTCCAGCCGTTCGTCGCCGGCTATAGATACGGCTCCGTCGGCGTGGCACACAATGGCAATTTGGTGAATTACCAATCACTGCGAGCGCAGCTGGAGGAGAACGGCTCAATTTTCAACACGAGCTCGGATACAGAGGCCGTTCTACACCTAATTGCGACTTCGAAGGCGAGGCCGTTTTTTCTGAGGATTGTGGATGCCTGCGAGAAGCTGGAGGGAGCTTACTCGATGGTGTTTGTGACGGAGGATAAATTGGTGGCGGTGCGCGATCCATACGGCTTCCGGCCGCTGGTCATGGGGCGGCGGAGCAACGGCGCGGTGGTTTTCGCCTCCGAAACGTGCGCGCTTGACCTGATCGACGCGACTTACGAGAGAGAGGTCTTCCCCGGCGAGGTTGTCGTCGTGGATAAGGACGGCGTACAGTCGCTCTGCCTGATGCCGCATCCGCAGCCGAAATCGTGCATCTTCGAGCACATCTACTTCGCGCTCCCCAATTCTGTCGTATTCGGCCGATCAGTGTACGAATCGCGCCGCGCTTTCGGCGAGATCCTGGCGACGGAAGCGCCTGTCGATTGTGACGTCGTGATCGCGGTGCCTGATTCCGGCGTCGTGGCGGCGCTCGGATACGCGGAGAAGGCTGGAGTTCCGTTCCAGCAAGGGCTGATCAGGTCGCACTACGTCGGCCGGACGTTCATCGAGCCGTCGCAGAAAATTAGGGATTTCGGTGTGAAATTGAAGCTCTCGCCAGTGAGAGCAGTGCTAGAGGGAAAGCgtgtggtggtggtggatgATTCGATCGTGAGAGGCACCACCTCCTCTAAAATCGTGAGATTGCTGAAGGAGTCGGGGGCGAAGGAGGTGCACATGAGGATCGCCAGCCCTCCGATCATCGCTTCGTGCTATTACGGCGTCGACACGCCGAGCTCCGAGGAACTGATCTCGAATAGGATGGACGTGGAGGAGATCAGGCAGTTCATCGGATCGGACTCACTGGCGTTTCTACCGATGGAGAAATTGCAGAAGCAGATGGGAGGCGATGCGCCGTCGTACTGCTACGCGTGCTTCTCCGGCAATTATCCGGTGCATCCGACGGGAAAGGTGAAGAGAGTTGGGGATTTCGTCGACGATGGACTGAGCGGCAGCGTGGATGACGGCTGGTTAAAGGAGAGTAGAAAGGGGGCCGGAGTGGATGTATCGAAATTGGAGTGGAAAAAGGAGGTCTTCAATTCCTAG
- the LOC125186705 gene encoding tRNA-dihydrouridine(47) synthase [NAD(P)(+)]-like isoform X2, with protein sequence MEDPSPDTLNGVVSTDAPPTLPHCQLTAAELVAKSIAPVKREFLRPPPARNCDKTADNNSDDKEAPQAAAPAPILKDKKSKRQMKRDRRQEQKSALHICPTVAKSGNVSSCVYGENCRFSHDLEAFKSQKPADLEGVCPFLSNAGPCPYGLACRFGGTHKVDNGEVSTTANVDKKNSEMNVLTKDVQRLLWKNRMKFPKADAALKLLGLQGKKAKPSGNDNDDETNGSNVNGNGCCREDSAEVLEEDIVDKADVADEVRRSKKTKCSTDEACDALTDGGVNIHEKDVGESCKQSERESVVENIVEDNDKCLKLHPREKKIIDFRDKLYLAPLTTVGNLPFRRVCKGLGVDITCGEMAMCTSLLQGQASEWALLRRHSSEDFFGVQICGAFPDTVARTVELIDDNCTLDFIDINMGCPIDIVVNKGAGSALLTKPMRMKSVVEASSKAVSTPLTLKVRTGYFEGKNRIDSLIADMGNWGTTAVTVHGRTRQQRYYKLADWEYIYQCARAAPSNLQVLGNGDVYSYLDWNAHKSDCPELSTCMIARGALVKPWIFTEIKEQRHWDITSGERLNILKDYVRFGLEHWGSDSKGVETTRHFLLEWLGYTCRYIPVGLLDVIPPKINWRAPSYFGRDDLETLMGSDSAADWIRLTEMLLGKVPPGFTFAPKHKSNAYDKAENG encoded by the exons ATGGAAGACCCGTCACCCGATACGTTAAACGGCGTCGTCTCCACTGATGCCCCGCCGACGCTGCCGCATTGTCAACTGACCGCCGCGGAGCTGGTGGCTAAATCCATAGCTCCAGTCAAGAGAGAATTCCTCCGTCCGCCTCCCGCTAGAAACTGCGACAAGACCGCCGATAATAATTCCGACGATAAAGAAGCACCGCAAGCCGCCGCCCCAGCTCCAATACTCAAGGACAAGAAATCCAAGCGCCAAATGAAACGTGACCGCCGTCAG GAGCAAAAATCTGCGTTGCATATATGCCCTACGGTAGCCAAGAGCGGGAATGTTAGTTCGTGCGTGTATGGTGAGAACTGCCGCTTCAGCCATGATTTGGAAGCATTCAAATCTCAG AAACCTGCTGATTTGGAAGGTGTTTGCCCTTTCCTGAGCAACGCGGGGCCGTGCCCTTACGGTCTGGCATGTAGATTTGGTGGCACACATAAGGTTGATAATGGCGAAGTTTCCACCACTGCTAATGTAGATAAGAAAAACAGTGAAATGAATGTATTGACCAAGGATGTTCAGAGGCTTTTGTGGAAAAATAGGATGAAATTTCCCAAGGCAGATGCTGCGCTCAAGCTTCTTGGCCTTCAG GGAAAAAAGGCAAAGCCCAGTGGCAATGACAATGATGATGAAACCAATGGTTCTAATGTAAATGGAAATGGTTGTTGCAGAGAAGATTCTGCAGAAGTTTTGGAAGAAGATATTGTCGACAAGGCCGACGTGGCTGATGAGGTTAGGAGGTCGAAGAAGACAAAATGCTCAACTGATGAAGCTTGTGATGCACTAACTGATGGTG GGGTGAATATCCACGAGAAAGATGTGGGCGAGAGCTGCAAGCAGAGTGAACGTGAAAGCGTTGTCGAAAACATAGTTGAAGACAATGATAAATGCCTAAAGTTACACCCAcgggaaaagaaaataattgacTTCAGGGATAAGCTTTATCTTGCTCCGCTGACTACAGTTGGAAATCTGCCGTTTCGCCGGGTTTGCAAGGGTCTGGGTGTTGATATTACATGTGGCGAGATGGCAATGTGCACCAGTCTTTTACAG GGCCAAGCTTCAGAATGGGCTTTACTGAGGCGGCATTCTTCAGAGGATTTCTTTGGTGTTCAGATCTGTGGGGCGTTTCCAGATACTGTTGCTAGAACTGTCGAACTTATAGATGATAATTGCACACTGGATTTCATCGATATTAACATGGGATGTCCAATTGATATTGTTGTCAACAAGGGTGCTGGATCTGCCCTCCTCACGAAACCAATGCGAATGAAAAGTGTGGTAGAGGCTTCCTCTAAAGCAGTCTCTACACCACTGACTCTCAAG GTTCGGACGGGTTATTTTGAGGGTAAGAATCGTATTGACTCTCTGATAGCAGACATGGGAAACTGGGGAACCACTGCAGTAACAGTACATGGTCGGACACGGCAACAGCGCTACTACAAGCTTGCTGATTGGGAATATATATACCAGTGTGCACGAGCAGCCCCTTCTAATCTGCAAGTCCTTGGAAACGGTGATGTTTACTCATATTTGGACTGGAACGCTCACAAGTCTGACTGTCCTGAGCTGTCAACATGTATGATTGCTCGAGGAGCACTGGTTAAG CCTTGGATATTCACCGAAATCAAGGAACAGAGGCACTGGGACATTACATCCGGAGAGCGGCTCAACATTTTGAAGGATTATGTACGTTTCGGCCTTGAACATTGGGGTTCTGACTCAAAAG GAGTGGAGACAACGAGGCATTTCTTGCTGGAGTGGCTGGGCTACACTTGCAGATATATTCCGGTCGGTCTCTTAGATGTTATCCCCCCAAAGATAAACTGGCGGGCACCATCATATTTCGGACGTGATGATCTTGAGACATTAATGGGCTCCGACTCAGCTGCTGACTGG ATTAGGTTAACGGAGATGTTGCTTGGCAAGGTGCCTCCTGGCTTCACTTTTGCTCCCAAACACAAATCCAATGCGTATGATAAAGCAGAAAATGGTTAA
- the LOC125186705 gene encoding tRNA-dihydrouridine(47) synthase [NAD(P)(+)]-like isoform X1 — MEDPSPDTLNGVVSTDAPPTLPHCQLTAAELVAKSIAPVKREFLRPPPARNCDKTADNNSDDKEAPQAAAPAPILKDKKSKRQMKRDRRQEQKSALHICPTVAKSGNVSSCVYGENCRFSHDLEAFKSQKPADLEGVCPFLSNAGPCPYGLACRFGGTHKVDNGEVSTTANVDKKNSEMNVLTKDVQRLLWKNRMKFPKADAALKLLGLQVQGKKAKPSGNDNDDETNGSNVNGNGCCREDSAEVLEEDIVDKADVADEVRRSKKTKCSTDEACDALTDGGVNIHEKDVGESCKQSERESVVENIVEDNDKCLKLHPREKKIIDFRDKLYLAPLTTVGNLPFRRVCKGLGVDITCGEMAMCTSLLQGQASEWALLRRHSSEDFFGVQICGAFPDTVARTVELIDDNCTLDFIDINMGCPIDIVVNKGAGSALLTKPMRMKSVVEASSKAVSTPLTLKVRTGYFEGKNRIDSLIADMGNWGTTAVTVHGRTRQQRYYKLADWEYIYQCARAAPSNLQVLGNGDVYSYLDWNAHKSDCPELSTCMIARGALVKPWIFTEIKEQRHWDITSGERLNILKDYVRFGLEHWGSDSKGVETTRHFLLEWLGYTCRYIPVGLLDVIPPKINWRAPSYFGRDDLETLMGSDSAADWIRLTEMLLGKVPPGFTFAPKHKSNAYDKAENG; from the exons ATGGAAGACCCGTCACCCGATACGTTAAACGGCGTCGTCTCCACTGATGCCCCGCCGACGCTGCCGCATTGTCAACTGACCGCCGCGGAGCTGGTGGCTAAATCCATAGCTCCAGTCAAGAGAGAATTCCTCCGTCCGCCTCCCGCTAGAAACTGCGACAAGACCGCCGATAATAATTCCGACGATAAAGAAGCACCGCAAGCCGCCGCCCCAGCTCCAATACTCAAGGACAAGAAATCCAAGCGCCAAATGAAACGTGACCGCCGTCAG GAGCAAAAATCTGCGTTGCATATATGCCCTACGGTAGCCAAGAGCGGGAATGTTAGTTCGTGCGTGTATGGTGAGAACTGCCGCTTCAGCCATGATTTGGAAGCATTCAAATCTCAG AAACCTGCTGATTTGGAAGGTGTTTGCCCTTTCCTGAGCAACGCGGGGCCGTGCCCTTACGGTCTGGCATGTAGATTTGGTGGCACACATAAGGTTGATAATGGCGAAGTTTCCACCACTGCTAATGTAGATAAGAAAAACAGTGAAATGAATGTATTGACCAAGGATGTTCAGAGGCTTTTGTGGAAAAATAGGATGAAATTTCCCAAGGCAGATGCTGCGCTCAAGCTTCTTGGCCTTCAG GTGCAGGGAAAAAAGGCAAAGCCCAGTGGCAATGACAATGATGATGAAACCAATGGTTCTAATGTAAATGGAAATGGTTGTTGCAGAGAAGATTCTGCAGAAGTTTTGGAAGAAGATATTGTCGACAAGGCCGACGTGGCTGATGAGGTTAGGAGGTCGAAGAAGACAAAATGCTCAACTGATGAAGCTTGTGATGCACTAACTGATGGTG GGGTGAATATCCACGAGAAAGATGTGGGCGAGAGCTGCAAGCAGAGTGAACGTGAAAGCGTTGTCGAAAACATAGTTGAAGACAATGATAAATGCCTAAAGTTACACCCAcgggaaaagaaaataattgacTTCAGGGATAAGCTTTATCTTGCTCCGCTGACTACAGTTGGAAATCTGCCGTTTCGCCGGGTTTGCAAGGGTCTGGGTGTTGATATTACATGTGGCGAGATGGCAATGTGCACCAGTCTTTTACAG GGCCAAGCTTCAGAATGGGCTTTACTGAGGCGGCATTCTTCAGAGGATTTCTTTGGTGTTCAGATCTGTGGGGCGTTTCCAGATACTGTTGCTAGAACTGTCGAACTTATAGATGATAATTGCACACTGGATTTCATCGATATTAACATGGGATGTCCAATTGATATTGTTGTCAACAAGGGTGCTGGATCTGCCCTCCTCACGAAACCAATGCGAATGAAAAGTGTGGTAGAGGCTTCCTCTAAAGCAGTCTCTACACCACTGACTCTCAAG GTTCGGACGGGTTATTTTGAGGGTAAGAATCGTATTGACTCTCTGATAGCAGACATGGGAAACTGGGGAACCACTGCAGTAACAGTACATGGTCGGACACGGCAACAGCGCTACTACAAGCTTGCTGATTGGGAATATATATACCAGTGTGCACGAGCAGCCCCTTCTAATCTGCAAGTCCTTGGAAACGGTGATGTTTACTCATATTTGGACTGGAACGCTCACAAGTCTGACTGTCCTGAGCTGTCAACATGTATGATTGCTCGAGGAGCACTGGTTAAG CCTTGGATATTCACCGAAATCAAGGAACAGAGGCACTGGGACATTACATCCGGAGAGCGGCTCAACATTTTGAAGGATTATGTACGTTTCGGCCTTGAACATTGGGGTTCTGACTCAAAAG GAGTGGAGACAACGAGGCATTTCTTGCTGGAGTGGCTGGGCTACACTTGCAGATATATTCCGGTCGGTCTCTTAGATGTTATCCCCCCAAAGATAAACTGGCGGGCACCATCATATTTCGGACGTGATGATCTTGAGACATTAATGGGCTCCGACTCAGCTGCTGACTGG ATTAGGTTAACGGAGATGTTGCTTGGCAAGGTGCCTCCTGGCTTCACTTTTGCTCCCAAACACAAATCCAATGCGTATGATAAAGCAGAAAATGGTTAA